The following proteins are encoded in a genomic region of Triticum dicoccoides isolate Atlit2015 ecotype Zavitan chromosome 1B, WEW_v2.0, whole genome shotgun sequence:
- the LOC119321542 gene encoding uncharacterized protein LOC119321542: MGRGCAVVLAAAAAAAAALLVSLPMLLVLPPDADTYEQESHRMFVEWKARYKKTYKHAGEEECRYALFKESRCRVAWARADGVTTSGLNGLSALANEEIYRGYRVRKGEESYEQETRRMFVGWKAKYGKTYRDVGEEECRYRLFKGNRRVVVRLNAAAGQNVYGINQFGDLTNEEVRERCYPEMVDQELSARCQAAAPDPDPDHGRRIWYQACRCIATEVESGGAVPGDEAHMWI; the protein is encoded by the exons ATGGGGAGGGGCTGCGCGGTTGttctcgcggcggcggcggcggcggcggcggcgctgctggTGTCGCTGCCTATGCTGCTGGTGTTGCCGCCGGACGCGGACACGTACGAGCAGGAGAGCCACCGGATGTTCGTGGAGTGGAAGGCCAGGTACAAGAAGACCTATAAACACGCCGGCGAAGAGGAGTGCCGGTACGCGTTGTTCAAGGAGAGCCGCTGCCGCGTCGCCTGGGCCAGGGCCGACGGGGTGACCACATCTGGCCTCAACGGTCTCAGCGCCCTCGCCAATGAGGAGATCTACCGCGggtacagggtccggaagggggaggaATCGTACGAGCAGGAGACCCGACGGATGTTCGTGGGGTGGAAGGCCAAGTACGGCAAGACCTACAGAGACGTCGGTGAGGAGGAATGCCGGTACAGGTTGTTCAAGGGCAACCGCCGCGTCGTCGTCCGGCTCAACGCCGCCGCCGGGCAAAATGTGTACGGCATCAACCAATTCGGTGACCTCACCAACGAGGAGGTCCGGGAACGCTGCTACCCGGAGATGGTGGACCAAGAGCTGAGCGCCAGGTGCCAAGCCGCCGCCCCCGACCCGGACCCCGACCATGGGAGGCGGATTTGGTACCAG GCTTGCCGGTGCATTGCTACGGAAGTGGAGTCTGGAGGCGCTGTTCCTGGAGATGAAGCACACATGTGGATCTGA